The DNA segment gtatagaacaccatctagaagacatatcattacatacagtatagaacaccatctagaagacatatcattacatacagtatagaacaccatctagaagacatatcattacatacagtatagaacaccatctagaagacatagacatatcattacatacagtatagaacaccatctagaagacatatcattacatacagtatagaacaccatctagaagacagagacatatcattacatacagtatagaacaccatctagaagacatatcattacatacagtatagaacaccatctagaagacatagacatatcattacatacagtatagaaccccatctagaagacatatcattacatacagtatagaacaccatctagaagacaaagacatatcattacatacagtatagaacaccatctagaagacagagacatatctttacatacagtatagaacaccatctagaagacagagacatatcattacatacagtatagaacaccatctagaagacatatcattacatacagtgtagaacaccatctagaagacagagacatatcattacatacagtatagaacaccatctagaagacagagacatatcattacatacagtatagaactccatctagaagacatatcattacatacagtatagaacaccatctagaagacagagacatatcattacatacagtatagaacaccatcttgaagacagagacatatcattacatacagtatagaacaccatctagaagacagagacatatcattacatacagtatagaacaccatctagaagacagagacatatcattacatacagtatagaacaccatctagaagacagagacatatcattacattcaGTATAGAACAcaatctagaagacagagacatatcattacatacagtatagaacaccatctagaagacagagacatatcattacatacagtatagaaccccatctagaagacatatcattacatacagtatagaacaccatccagaagacagagacatatcattacatacagtatagaacaccatctagaagacatatcattacatacagtatagaacaccatctagaagacagagacatatcattacatacagtatagaacaccatctagaagacatatcattacatacagtatagaacaccatctagaagacagagacatatcattacatacagtatagaacaccatctagaagacagagacatatcattacatacagtatagaacaccatctagaagacatatcattacatacagtatagaacagcaTCTaggagacatatcattacatacagtatagaacaccatctagaagacagagacatatcattacatacagtatagagcaccatctagaagacatatcattacatacagtatagaacaccatctagaagacagagacatatcattacatacagtatagaacaccatctagaagacatatcattacatacagtatagaacagcaTCTaggagacatatcattacatacagtatagaacaccatctagaagacagagacatatcattacatacagtatagaacaccatctagaagacatatcattacatacagtatagaacaccatctagaagacagagacatatcattacatacagtatagaacaccatctagaagacatatcattacatacagtatagaacaccatctagaagacagagacatatcattacatacagtatagaacaccatctagaagacatatcattacattcaGTATATCATAGATGACATGTATAAATCCTTACTTTATATTTCCTGTACCACTTTCCATTCCAGTAGCCTTATTACTGGTTAGGGTTACTGCTGCTAGTACAGTGGAAGAATGAGGCATCACAGTACTTGTTACACCACTGTACTAACAGGAACAATTCCACACCAATAAACACACTGTAATGTAAAGTGTTCCATCATTCTCAATGATCAGTCAATACATCCAGTATTCATTTCACCTCCAGTACATTGTATCCATTTCaagtcccccctccccccattgtAGCTAATTATCTATAACACATTGTACAGTTTTATAACCACGTATGAGTTATTATGGAGGCTTATAGTTAGTATCACAGCATATCACTTTAAGACATTACAACATTCATTAAAAGCATTATAGATATGTACTTCATAGAAACTGTTACCCTTTATATATTCTAACCACTCTATTTAATGTATTCCATATTAAGGGTCCTAACCTAGGAACTAAAATATTTCTCTCCTTCTCAACTTTGCCTgcagttttctctctctccttcccttcctctaacccctccctctctcactccctccttccctccctctaaccccagccctctggcagaaccaggaagtccctccccttcacaaactctcttctgaggaaatgaaactgatctgagtctctgtctcgtctgtctgtgtgagagtgaacaacCGTCCCAATGGCTCAGAAGGGAGTtctgctggaccaggaccagctctgctgttctgtctgtctggatctactgaaggagCCAGTGGCTATTccctgtggacacagttactgtagaAGCTGTATTGAGGactgctgggatcaggatgttctgaaaggggtctatagctgtcctcagtgcagagagaccttcactccaaggcctaatctgaggaaaaataacatgttggctgaggtggtggagaaactgaagaagacaggactccaggctgctccccctcctgctctgtgctatgctggacctggagatgtggcgtgtgatttctgcactgggaccagaaagcagaaagccctcatgtcctgtctgacgtgtctggcctcttactgtgagactcacctccaacCTCACTATGAATTTCCTGCTTTgaagaagcacaagctggtcaaagccaccgcacaactacaggagaagatctgctctcatcatgacaaactgctggaggtttactgtcgtaccgatcagcagtgtatctgtctgctgtgtgtgatggatgaacataaaggccatgatacagtgtcagctgcagcagagaggactgagaaacaggtaagaccagaacaacttgttggtgactgtctgataaacaaataattaaatatacagtaggaactaaggcTGTTTGAATATGAGATCATTCAAAAGAAATGGATCcacaaatatgaacacaaacctTGAGTATATAGATATGTTAACCCAGATTCTCCAAATGTATCACCATTTTCTAAAGTCAAACACTATTATCATTCTGAATGGCCTTTTATGAGTCCAAAGTTCAGTCTCAACCCCTTGATACATGTAGGCCTACCATAaaaactataatcattcacatagcaacataatataatattgcaAAGGGACTTCCTCAGGATTGTAGACCTTCCTCTCTATGGGCCCCATGTCACATTTCTATACTATTGATCTACTTGACAAATAaagcttgatagctcattgaagagtgattctccacagaggcagctggggatgagtcagcaaaaggtccagcagagattccaggagagaaagaaggagctgaaggagctccatcaggctgtggagtctctcaaggtgagtataaacctttcggttactgaccgagcgctctaaccactaagctacgtgctgcccggccaaacgctctaaccactagactacctgctgccctgccaaacgctctaaccactcgactacctgccacctctacgctctaaccactagactacctgctgccctttCACAGAGGTCTAGTTTACGTTTAcatgtgagtcatttagcagacactcttatccagagccacgaGGGTTAAGTGACTAAATCTGCCTAAAAAAGGTGAtttacagatttttcacctagtctgctcagggattcgaacaagccacctttcagttactgccCAACGTTCTTAACCACTAGATTACAAACCACTAAATGTTAAACACAAAGTCAAATGGTCGTAGATAAATGGtaagctggttaaataaaagactgctgttataactttCAGACTGCCATTGTTTTGGGGAAATAGGGACATGTCTATTTCTCCAATTATCTGtaatagatgtatttattttaatggtTTGAAGTTCTAgaccattttaatcaggataaCCTATTATTTCTAATGATGTAAGTTTGAGCAGCTTAGTTATGGTATGTCTGTTTATTTCACTAAATATCTCACAATGTGTAAATTTAGATGTATTCATGTCGGAtaccattttaatcaggagaatctcctctttctaatgaCATAAGGTTGGGCAGCGTCCTCTGCTTTCATCGATcactagaccagaaatagtcagaagttGCCGTTTTTTCCTACTTCCTGGTAATGCAGACATAAACACACTTGGCACCATtgaggtgcggatgtttactttctacaccagttgttatttttcagtttGGTCCTAAGAACAGGTtttagtggtaaaataaaaaggtagacattttttggtgccatttaggGGAAATGGAAATCTAAAGATCATTCCAGTCAGAAGAGGCTCTGTGAAGGTTTGTTTCAATTCATTTGCTATGGACTCGCTAGTGTTCCAGCTCAGACAACGTTCTTTGGCCGTTatgactcgttctattgtccagcctactaGGACTCAGGGGACAGAGGCTGGGTCTAGCTCTGCTACGGGGCAGGCTACTGGAGGGGGgaccaggagggaggagagtagagcagggccaagcggtgttctgtacctgcctgtccaggaggggggacaaggcctggtggacctggagagcagggtggcagcGTTCTGACTCAATGAGGTGCAGaggctactgtacctactgtctctctctctctttctctctctctctctctctctctctctctgtctctctgtctctctctctctgtctctctctctgtctctctctctctgtctctctctgtctgtctctctctgtctgtctctctctctgtctctctctctgtctgtctctttctctgtctgtctctctctctgtctgtctctctctctgtctgtctctctgtctctctctctgtctctctgtctctgtctctctctctcttaacagcgctctgcacagtcagcagtggaggacagtgatcagatctttactgagctgatccgctccattgagagaaggagctctgaggtgaaggagctgatcagagcccaagagaaggctcaagtgaatcaagctgaaggactcctggagcaactgaagcaggagatagctgagctgaggaagagaagcactgagctggagcagctctcacacacagaggatcacatccatttcctccaggtaactaaactgtcttgttacatgtgatatgaaattaacttaaTGTGAAACTAATCAATCATTATGTTGTCCTGTCcgtctctctttgtccctctctctctctgtccctctctctctctgtccctctctctctctgtccctctttgtccctctctctctttgtccctctctctctctgtccatctctctctctgtccctctttctctctgtccctctctctctctgtccctctctctctctgtccctctctctgtctgtccctctcgctctctgtccctctctctgtctgtccctctgtccctctctccctctgtccttctctctctttgtccctctctctctttgtccctctctctctttgtccctctctctctttgtccctctctctctttgtccctctctctatttgtccctctttgtccctctctctctttgtccctctttgtccccctctctctctgtccccctctctctctgtcccgctctctgtttccctttctctctgtgtccctgtctttgtgtccctgtctctctgtgtccccctctctctctgtgtccccctctctctctgtgtccccctctgtCCATCTCGCTGTcccactctgtccctctctctgtccccatctctctctctccctctgtcccactccctctttgtccctctccctctttgtccctctttgtccctctctctctttgtccctctgtccctctctctctttgttcctctgtccccctctctctctgtgtccccctctctctctgtgtccccctctctctctgtgtccccctctctctgtgtgtccctctcgccctctctgtccctctctccctctctgtccctctctctctttgtccctctctctctttgtccctctctctctttgtccctctttgtccctctttgtccctctctctctttgtccctatttgtccctctctctctttgtctctctctgtcccctctctctgtgtccctctctctctggcccctTTCTCtgtgtccctttctctctgtctctctctctgtccctctcgctctcttgctctgtcactctgtgtccccctctctctgtgtccccccctctcgctgtccctctcgctgtccctctctctgtccctctctctctttgtccccctctctctttgtccctctgtgtccctctctctctttgtccctctttgtccctctctctctgtgtccctctctctctgtgtcgctttctctctgtgtccctctctgtctctctctctgtccctttctgtctctctctctgtctctctctgtctctctctctctctctctgtccccctctctctctctgtccccctctctctctctgtccctctctctctctgtccctctctctctctctgtccctctctatctctgtccctctccctctctgtccctctctctcattgtccctatttgtccctctctctctgtgtccctctctttttctcgctctctctctgtccctctctcgctctctctctctctgtccctctctcgctctctctctctctgtctctctctcgctctccctctctgtccctctctgtccctctctccctctctgtccctctccctctttgtccctctccctctttgtccctctttgtccctctctctctttgtccctctctctctttgtccctctctctatttgtccctctctctctttgtcactctgtgtccctctctctctttgtccctctgtgtccctctctctctttgtccctctgtgtccctctctctctttgtccctctttgtccctctctctctttgtctctctctgtccccctctctctctgtcccccctctctctggcccctctctctgtgtccctctctctttgttcctctctctttgtccctctctctttgtgtttctctttctttgtccctctttgtccctctctctctctctctctctctccagagttatcagtctctctccagtatcagtgtatcttcagacttacccagcatcgttgtccgtcctcttcagtactttggagatgtgagtaagactgtgtctgaactgagagagaaactagaagacttccttaaaggagaatggaccaagatctccactacaggtgtgttgaaaacaataagaacatcaactttagaccattgaaagttccctactagtcatatacatgtggaatatggtatgatgataacattccctctctctgtcaatgtgtttgtgtgtctgtagtgaatacagtggaggttgtactgcctccagagcccaagaccagagaacagttgttacaatgtgagtctctttattgtgaagtaactaacagtctctttttactgacactcctaacaatccctctagaaatatatagcaatagtagatctaatcaaagactgggtatctatctgactcctcatatttctctgatttgatctctgctgtgctctaatcaaagacagggtagatacagtatctgacttaacttattgttctgactcccctcattggtctctgctcttctcccagattcctgtcagctcacactggacccaaacacagcacacacacacctctctctgtctgaagggaacagaaaggtgacctatACAGGCCAAGTCCaaccatatcctgaccatccagacagattcaccaaCTGGTGTcaggttctgtgtagagagggtctgtctggacgctcttactgggaggtggagtggagtggtaatattgatacagcagtctcatataaagacatcagcagaaCAAAGAGAGGTGGTGACAATTACAAGTCCTGGAGTTTACTGTGCTATAGTGGTGGTTATTGTttcaaacacaataatgttgggactaaagtatcaggccctcagtcctccagagtaggagtgtacctggatcacaaggcaggtactctgtccttctacagtgtctctgacacaatgaccctcctccacagagtccagaccacattcactcagcccctctatcctgggttttgGCTCACTGGtactgctgagctggttaaactgtagtagggtccacatagatactagtcatgctggagtagtctatagctgagctggttaaactgtagtagggtccacatagatactagtcatgctggtgtagtctatagctgagctggttaaactgtagtaggctccacatagatactagtcatgctggtgtagtctatagctgagctggttaaactgtagtagggtccacatagatactagtcatgctggtgtagtctatagctgagctggttaaactgtagtagggtccacatagatactagtcatgctggtgtagtctatagctgagctggttaaactgtagtagggtccacatagatactagtcatgctggtgtagtctatagctgagctggttaaactgtagtagggtccacatagatactagtcatgctggtgtagtctatagctgagctggttaaactgtagtagggtccacatagatactagtcatgctggtgtagtctatagctgagctggttaaactgtagtagggtccacatagatactagtcatgctggtgtagtctatagctgagctggttaaactgtagtagggcacacatagatactagtcatgctggtgtagtctatagctgagcaggttaaactgtagtagggtccacatagatactagtcatgctggtgtagtctatagctgagctggttaaactgtagtagggtccacatagatactagtcatgctggtgtagtctatagctgagctggttaaactgtagtagggtccacatagatactagtcatgctggtgtagtctatagctgaggtGGTTAAACTGTAgaagggtccacatagatactagtcatgctggtgtagtctatagctgagctggttaaactgtagtagggtccacatagatactagttatgctggtgtagtctatagctgagctggttaaactgtggtagggtccacatagatactagtcatgctggtgtagtctatagctgagctggttaaactgtagtagggtccacatagatactagtcatgctggtgtagtctatagctgagctggttaaactgtagtagggtccacatagatactagtcatgctggtgtagtctatagctgagctggttaaactgtagtagggtccacatagatactagtcatgctggtgtagtctatagctgagctggttaaactgtagtagggtccacattgatactagtcatgctggtgtagtctatagctgagctggttaaactgtagtagggtccacatagatactagtcatgctggtgtagtctatagctgagctggttaaactgtagtagggtccacatagatactagtcatgctggtgtagtctatagctgagctggttaaactgtagtagggtccacatagatactagtcatgctggtgtagtctatagctgagctggttaaactgtagtagggtccacatagatactagtcatgctggtgtagtctatagctgagctggttaaactgttgtagggtccacatagatactagtcatgctggtgtagtctatagctgagctggttaaactgtagtagggtccacatagatactagtcatgctggtggtgatggtcccCAGATGTGATGATTCATTCTACTCTGTTTTATCTACAATTATTTAACTGATTTGATCTTCAGAAGATGTTATGAATTAAACTTTAATGTTTTCATATTTTTGTAATTGCAATGTTTTAATCTTGTACATTTCCATGAATCATGATGTATGGTGTTGATGTATATTGGTTGTCATtcagaaccattgatatgttttctCAGTTGGACAAGTTTTCCGTAGTGGCCTTGAACAgaactaaactatatggactggtttcctggacatggaacagatagtaactaaactatatggactggtttcctggacatggaacagatagtaactaaaccatatggactggtttcctggacatggaacagatagtaactaaactatatggactggtttcctggacatggaacagatagtaactaaactatatggactggtttcctggacatggaacagatagtaactaaactatatggactggtttcctggacatggaacagatagtaactaaactatatggactggtttcctggacatggaacagatTAAGTGTGAAAAAAGTATGTTCAATGTAGATGTCCAGGAAACCGGCCCTAAATGTGTCATCTTTCATCCTCCCATACTGctcagtccagcaacattaaacctgtccagcaggtggtgTTATTGAACAAACAATAAAACCAGCAGATATCTTGACGTGCCACTCAGTATATCAGTAATGTTCAGAATAGTACTTTAATATCATTGGAGATTGATGGTCTTTTTAATCCACTATCCAGAGTCAGGAACAGATGAAGTTAGGTctgctactgttcagtgattaaatatgatttatggtgatgggaaataaaaaatacaacactaaacttcatctagtaatagttttcctttgttatttattccaaggtgtgtctttaacttgtaaatggattgtgtggaggtgagctagtggtgtggctgatagaatagaatgaaaagggaggaagggaggaagaggggaggagtgaagggctgttcaagaaaccagatgaggaagagaaagatgttcagGGGAATTACTTGCTCTGTTCCAaatggtcccctattccctacgtagtgcactacggtGCTTCTGaccaggtctaaagtagtgttctacatagggaatagggtgtagatTTATTACAATATCATGCTTTAGTGTTTGGCACAAAAAAATATTAGATCTCCACCCTCCCACTTCATGTCTGTCATCCCCCAGTTCTGTTAAGACTTCCTCTCATTTAACTGGGCCTCAATCTAAATGGTCActttgtattgatagtccatactgggctttactatggttctacatacagtatctgtattgatagtccatactgggctttactatggttctacatacagtatctgtattgatagtccatactggactttactatggttctacatacagtatctgtattgatagtccatactgggctttactatggttctacatacagtatct comes from the Salmo trutta chromosome 4, fSalTru1.1, whole genome shotgun sequence genome and includes:
- the LOC115191437 gene encoding tripartite motif-containing protein 16-like yields the protein MAQKGVLLDQDQLCCSVCLDLLKEPVAIPCGHSYCRSCIEDCWDQDVLKGVYSCPQCRETFTPRPNLRKNNMLAEVVEKLKKTGLQAAPPPALCYAGPGDVACDFCTGTRKQKALMSCLTCLASYCETHLQPHYEFPALKKHKLVKATAQLQEKICSHHDKLLEVYCRTDQQCICLLCVMDEHKGHDTVSAAAERTEKQRQLGMSQQKVQQRFQERKKELKELHQAVESLKRSAQSAVEDSDQIFTELIRSIERRSSEVKELIRAQEKAQVNQAEGLLEQLKQEIAELRKRSTELEQLSHTEDHIHFLQSYQSLSSISVSSDLPSIVVRPLQYFGDVSKTVSELREKLEDFLKGEWTKISTTVNTVEVVLPPEPKTREQLLQYSCQLTLDPNTAHTHLSLSEGNRKVTYTGQVQPYPDHPDRFTNWCQVLCREGLSGRSYWEVEWSGNIDTAVSYKDISRTKRGGDNYKSWSLLCYSGGYCFKHNNVGTKVSGPQSSRVGVYLDHKAGTLSFYSVSDTMTLLHRVQTTFTQPLYPGFWLTGTAELVKL